Proteins encoded together in one Triticum dicoccoides isolate Atlit2015 ecotype Zavitan chromosome 7B, WEW_v2.0, whole genome shotgun sequence window:
- the LOC119337058 gene encoding uncharacterized protein LOC119337058: MVSRGGGAVRSLLDRLRPPPRGRRSPAMPPPPAAAAKGACFCSFSHSGAYGEGRRKGVLDLGVGRRFAPGSALSLKGCLNWQDGGRFRRADGGDGDAVEIKARVLAPQRQFVRDAEVQLSEEVGVKTVDGNGAFRRGKRLDFPEQPVPTKMVVAVDVDEVLGSFLAALNRFIAERYSWNHSVSEYHVYEFFRIWNCSREKANLLVHEFFTTHYFQDGVHPIPGARDALQNLSSFCSLSVVTSRQDVIKNHTLEWIEKFYPGLFEQIHFGNHFALEGQSRPKSEICRSFGAQVLIDDNPRYALECAEDGMRVLLFDYDNTYPWCKTGVDQSHPLVTKVHNWQEVEQKLLSWVAPES; encoded by the exons ATGGTAAGCCGAGGAGGAGGAGCCGTGCGGTCGTTGCTGGATCGCCTGCGCCCGCCGCCGAGGGGGAGGAGGAGCCCCgccatgccgccgccgcccgccgccgccgccaaaggCGCCTGCTTTTGCAGCTTTAGCCACTCGGGCGCGTACGGCGAGGGGCGGAGGAAgggcgtcctggatttgggggtcggCCGGAGGTTCGCGCCGGGCAGCGCGCTGAGCCTGAAGGGGTGCCTGAACTGGCAAGACGGCGGCAGGTTCAGGAGGGCGGATGGTGGCGATGGCGATGCGGTGGAGATCAAGGCGCGGGTTCTTGCCCCGCAGCGGCAGTTCGTCCGTGACGCGGAGGTTCAGCTGTCGGAAGAGGTGGGCGTGAAGACTGTGGATGGAAATGGCGCTTTCCGGCGGGGGAAGCGCCTTGATTTCCCTGAGCAGCCTGTGCCGACTAAGATGGTGGTTGCTGTTGATGTGGATGAAG TTCTTGGAAGCTTTCTTGCTGCTCTGAACAGATTTATTGCCGAGCGGTACTCTTGGAATCACTCAGTATCAGAATACCATGTCTATGAGTTCTTTAGG ATATGGAATTGTTCTCGAGAAAAAG CTAATCTTCTTGTCCATGAGTTCTTTACAACCCATTACTTTCAAGATGGTGTCCATCCTATCCCAGGCGCTCGAGATGCTCTCCAAAATCTTTCTTCGTTCTGTAGCCTGTCTGTAGTAAC ATCTCGCCAGGATGTAATAAAAAATCACACATTAGAGTGGATTGAGAAGTTTTATCCAGGCTTATTTGAGCAGATCCATTTTGGGAATCATTTTGCTTTGGAAGGCCAATCAAGGCCAAAATCGGAGATTTGCAG ATCTTTTGGTGCTCAGGTCTTAATAGATGATAACCCGAGATACGCTTTAGAATGCGCTGAGGATGGAATGAGGGTTCTGCTCTTTGATTATGATAACACGTATCCCTGGTGCAAAACTGGTGTGGATCAATCACATCCGCTGGTGACCAAGGTTCATAACTGGCAGGAGGTTGAGCAAAAACTTCTCTCGTGGGTAGCACCTGAGAGCTGA